In Haliaeetus albicilla chromosome 18, bHalAlb1.1, whole genome shotgun sequence, the DNA window ACCGGTAGGTGTCCCCTTCTGGTGCCTGGTGGACGTGGTGCCCATCAAGAATGAGAAGGACGAGGTGGCCCTGTTCCTCGTCTCGCACAAGGACATCACCAGCACCAAGAGCCGCTCGGGCGCCGACAGCACGAAGGACACGGGTGAGGGGATGGCAAGGGGGAAGACGGGACCGGCTGGAGCCCGCCGTGGCCACCATCCCTCCCATCTCTCCCGGCAGGCGGACTCCGGCGGTTCAGCCGTGCAGGAGGGAAAGGCTTCAATGCCAGCCGGCGCCGGAGCCGGGCGGTGCTGTATCACCTCTCAGGGCAcctgcagaagcagagaaaaagcaagcacaAGCTCAGAAAGGTGGAGCTGGGACACGtgttggggctgggggacacgtgtcggggctggggacagggcatCCTGGCTGGGAAGAGGCTGATGCTGTGGATGTGGTGGCACGAGGGCTGGGGACGAGGTGCTGCAGCTGAGGGCAGGCTGTTTCCAGGGTGTCGGGGGACAGAGACAAGGTGTTGTTGAGGTTGGGGACAAGGTGTCGGAGGTCGGGACAAGGTGGCTGGACTGGGAAGGGGCCGGAGATGAGGTGTGTGGGTTTGGGATGTCCAGGCTGAGAAACACACCTAGGCTGGAgacaggggaaggagagggctgGGGACAAAGTGTTGAAGTTGGGGACAGTAGACAGTGTGTCTGGGCTGGAGACAGGGTGTCGGGGCAGGGGACAAGGTGTAGGGGCAGGGGATAGGGCATCTAGGCTGACCCCCCCCAGTCTCCATCAGGGCGTCTTCGGGGACAAGCCCTCGCTGCCTGAGTACAAGGTGGCCGCCATCCGCAAGCCCCCCCTCATCCTGCTGCATTACGGGGCCTTCAAGGCGGGCTGGGACGGGCTCATCCTGCTCGCCACCCTCTACGTGGCCGTCACCGTCCCCTACAGCGTCTGCGTGGGCGCTGGTAGTGAGGAGGGGCTGCCGGCCGCCCGCGGCCCCCCAAGCGCCTGCGACCTGTGCGTGGAAATCCTCTTCATGATGGGTAaagcccccccacctccccatgCACACCCTGCCCCGTGCCAGCTCAGGGCTGGCAGAGGCCGGGAGGACTCGGTGCACTGATGGCGGCCCCACTGCAACCCAGACATCATCCTCAACTTTCGCACCACCTTCGTCAGCAAGTCAGGGCAGGTGGTGCTGGAGCCCCGTGCCGTCGCTCACCATTACCTGGCCGGCTGGTTCCTGCTCGACCTCGTGGCCGCGCTGCCTTTCGACCTGCTCGCCGCCTGCCAGGTCAATGTGGTAAGCACTGGGATGCGGggacacccctcccccccccatccactGCCCCGATCTGCGGGGATCCCACTGGGGTTTTGGGGATGCTGATGGACCAAGGGGACCTCACGAGAGACCCTGAAGGGCTGCAGGGATCCCAAAAGGCTGCAGGGACCTTGATGGGGCTGTGGGGACCCCGATGGGGCTCTTGGGACCCTGGTGGGATTATGGAGACCCTGATGTGGCTGTTGTGACACTGATGGGGTACTGGGGACCCTAATGGTTTGTGGTGACACTGATGGGGTACTGGGGACCCTGATGGTCTGCAAGACCCCCCCCCATTGATGCTGCAGGGACCCTCATGGGCTGTGAGGGACCCCCCACAGGGGCTTGTGGCTGGACGGAGCCAACTGGTGCCCCGTCCCCTCCGGCActgcccctctccctgcagtATGTGGGGGCCCATCTGCTGAAGACGGTGcggctgctgcggctgctgcggctgctgccCAACCTGGACCGGTACTCGCAGTACAGTGCCGTGGTGCTGGCGCTCCTCATGGTGGTCTTCGGCCTCCTGGCCCACTGGGTCGCCTGCGGCTGGTTCTTCCTGGGGCAGCGGGAGGTGGAAGGCAGCCCCACCGCCCTGCCTGAGATCGGTACGGCCGCCTCGCTGCCACCGCTCCCCCCCTCCAtggtgggggggctgcaggggttcCTGTCCCTTGTCCCCACATGCCTGACCCTGCTAATATGTCCCCACGtgcccccatgtccccatacCCCAGAGCTGGTGGCTGTGCACCCTCTGAACTACTGGtgtggttccccccccccaatgtccTTTTTGCACCCTGAGGCTGAGACCTGCCCGTGCACCCCATGGccaccaccccaccaccccccccgaGACCTGCCTATGCaacctgtgcccccccccccagccccagagccTGTCCAGATTCTGCCCGCACCCCCTGCACCCATGTGgggctgtccctgtcccccaccccaagcTGGGCAGCCCCCCATGGCTCTGCTCACCccctgtttccccccccccaggctggctgcaggagctggcGCGGCGGCTGGAGACCCCCTACTACCTAGCCAGGAGAAATTGCAGCACCGGCGGGGCTGGGAACGGCACGGGGCCAGGAGCCAACTGCAGCGGGAgttgggggctgctggggggccCCTCGCTGCGCAGTGCCTACATCACCTCCCTCTACTTCGCCCTGAGCAGCCTGACCAGCGTGGGCTTCGGCAATGTCTCCGCCAACACTGACACCGAAAAGATTTTCTCCATCTGCACCATGCTGGTCGGGGGTGAGGGGCCAGGGCGGGCAAGTTGGGAGGGGGTGTGGAAGGGGGGGAACCCCACTAACTGGGTGACGGATGTCCTCACCATCCCCAGCGCTAATGCACGCGGTGGTCTTCGGCAACGTGACGGCCATCATCCAGCGGCTGTACGCCCGCCGGTTCCTGTACCACAGCCGCACCCGCGACCTGCACGACTACATCCGCATCCACCgcatcccccagcccctcaAGCGCCGCATCCTCGAGTATTTCCAGAGCACTTGGGCGGCCAACAACGGCATCGACACGGCTGAGGTCAGCCCACGCCGCGGACCCCCCAGGACCTGGGGAGGCAGCGGTGGTGCATGGACGGAGGGATACTGGGGTGCTGTGATCCCATAGCAGGGATGGATCGGGATGGGGGGACTTGGATATACGGTCTGCGGTTGGGGATGGATGGGAACTGGGGTGCTTCACCCCATAGCAGTGGTGGAGGGGGCCTGGGGAGGGTCCCCAGCACCATAGCAGGGATGGAGAGGGGGAATTTGGGGTGCTCAGTCCATCATGGAGATGAAtgggggcctgggggggtccccagccccatagcagggatggaggggggggacTTTGGGGTGGTCAGTCCACAGTGGGAAGGGATGGGGAGCTCAGGATGCCCCAGCCCCACAGTAGGGATGGATGGGGGCGGCTCTGGGTGCACGGTCTGTGGTGGGGCTGGATGGGGAGCTCCGAGGGGCTTGGGGGGCAGTGGGGCACAGGGGGAGGGGTGcgtcaccccccacccccctgagCTCTGTCCGCGCAGCTCCTGCAGAGCCTGCCCGAGGAGCTGCGGGCCGATATTGCCCTGCACCTGCacaaggagctgctgcagcttccCCTCTTCGGGGCGGCCAGCCGGGGCTGCCTGCGCACCCTCTCCCTGGGGGTGCGCCCCGCTTTCTGCACCCCTGGCGAGCTCCTCATCCGACGGGGCGATGCGCTCCAGGCGCTCTACTTCCTCCGCTCCGGCTCCATGGAGGTGCTGCGGGACGGCACCGTCCTCGCCATCCTCGGTGCGGGACGCGGGAGCGGGCTGAGGCTGGCCACGTCGTGACGCCAATGGTCGGCCTGACGCTCCCTTCTCCCCCAACCTTGTCCAGGGAAGGGGGACCTGATCGGCTGCGacctgggggggtcccggctGGCCCGGGCGGACGTGCGGGGGCTGACGTACTGTGCCCTGCAGAGCCTGGGGCTGCCGGCATTGGCCGAGGGCCTGGCCCTCGACCCCGACTTCGCCCGCGCCTTCCGCCAGCAGCTCCCCCGCGAGCTCAGCTACGACCTAGGGGGTGCCCCCGAGGTGAGGTGACGTCACTGGGGGACGAGGAGTGATGTCACGGGGTGGGGGAGTGACATCACGGAGCCAggggtggcaggggggctgATGCTACCCCCCAGCAGCGACGGCAAaggtgggggggagaagggaggcgAAGTCATGGGCTCGGTGGGTCCAAGACCCTGAGGCAGCTCTTGGCCTGACGGATGATGTCACAGCCTCCTAGTGACATCACCATCCCCAGGCTATGACATGACTCTTAGCTAAGGGGGAACATGACAAATTTGAGGCACGACCTGCGGGGCCAAAGTCAATGGcgggtggggggacacacagtGCAGAGCCAGTGGGTGACATCACAGGGCCTGGGTGATGTCACAGGGGGAAGGGGTGATGCAGGGGGTGCAAGAGCAGGGTCCCCCCCCTTTATGCCCTGGCTGCAGGCTGAGTTGCGCTCGCCCACACCGCTGCCCACACTGGAGGAGGGAGCTGAAccgcagccccccagccccagcctggccccccccagtccccagcCGTCCCCCCCAGCAGGgacccagccccggcccccccacGGCGGAGGTCCCCGCGCCCACCCCGAGCCCGGACGCCCCACGGCCCTGCAGCTGCACCCTTGGAGCAGCCCCCCAGACCTGAGTCCCAggtgaggggcagggagggggggggggggggggggggggccctaGAGCACTGGGTCCAtgccccaccgcccccccccactGTCCCACAGGGTGGTCGACGGCATCGAGGGGGAGGGCTGCGCCACCGACAAGCCCCTCTTCAACTTCCACCTCGACCCCTCCCTGGGGCCAGGTAAAGTGGGGGGGGCCCCGATGCTGGGacagggtgggggggctggACCCCTGGGTGCTCCAAGGAGACACTCACCTCTCCCCCCAGCTGGGGACGGGGGGCTGCTGGCCATCCCCCCTGGCCCCTCGGAGCCGAGCAGCGCCGACACCATCGAGAAGCTGCGGCAGGCGGTAagggggggggcctgggggggctgcgggggggttTGGGGGCGTCCAGGGGAGCGCTGACCCCCGTCACCTGCAGGTGGCCGAGCTGTCAGGGCAGGTGCTGCAGCTGCGGGAGGGGCTGCGGGTGCTGCGAGAGGCcgtgcagctcctgctgctgctgccgccccccccgcgccccgaTGCCCCGGTGATGGCCGCAGCCCTCCAGCCGCTCCGTGTGGAGACGGGGGGGCcggggctctgcctgcaccagCCACCCCCCGACTGCACCCacagccagccctggggctggggcccCCCAACTGCTCAAAGCGcgccctggctgtgccccaaCCCCTTctggggctccccgggggggcaggaggggcagcTGCAGGGAAGCCCCCCCTCGTGGCCGCCCATTCCTACCTCATCGGGGGGCCAGGGTGTCCCCATGCTGGAGCCCACCATGCCCTGGGATGTGCCCAGCCTGGAACTGGCACTGatgggggggtcccagaggCAGGGGCCCCCGAGGCAGGGGCCCCCCTCGTCCCAAGAGGAGGGGACGGGCATGTAACGGGACCCCCAGGGTGACTTTTTCAATAAAGAAGTAACGTTAAGAACAGGAGCTGGGGGtcttgtgtccccccccggggTGGCCCCAggccctggggacccccacaTCGGGGCAGGGGAAAACACTTTATTGGAAGGTAACAAtctccagccctggggctgggggcaggaggggcccAGCACCCCCAAGGAGGCATCTTGAGGGGGACGAGGGGGCCCCAGTGCCAAACTGGGGGCTGTGAggacccccactccccccataCAGGGCCAGTGGGGGGGACCTGGcagagcagcccccagccctcaTCACTGCTGGGCCAGCTTGGCCGCCTCCGCCTTGATGAGGGCAATCAGGTCCTGGTTGATGAGGAAGACGAAGCGGAGGCTGGCGATCTGGGGAGTGGGGAGCAGAGGGTGAGCAGGATGGGACCCCTAGACCCCCTAGGACGCCCCCCCACCTGCATCAGGGCTCACCTCCACCACCGAATTGTTGTTCAGCTTCCACTTGTTGCCACCAAGCACGGGGCGCCCGTCGATGTAGATGGGGCGCCGGCCCTCATTAGCGATGAAGAAATCCCCGTTATTCTTCAACTTGATGACGCCTGGAGGGGGGATATGGGGTGAGGGGGGATATGGGGCGAGAGGAGGGGGGAACGCAGCACTCCCTGCTCCAGAGCCCCCCAAgacctgccccagccccagtccCCATCCCTACCCTGCTTGCGGGAGATCTTCCAGGCCGGTCCCTCCAGTGCCAGGTCCACGTCAATCTGGTTGTCCTTTGTGGCTCTGCCCAGCGTGATCTGGAGGGAAGGAAGTGACAGGGGGCCATGATGAGGCCAGGGGGGCTccctggggagtgggggggctCTGCTAGGGTGAGGGACGGGGGGCACAACACCTGCGCTCACCTCCCGGGAACGCATGAGGTACCGCACCATGCGGCCCCGCAGTACGGCCAGCGTCTGGCTGTCAAAGTCCGGGGAGCTCATGCctgcaggaaggaggagggagaggggtggagggacagacagacagctggGGGGATGGACAGATGGCCCCCCCCTCGCTCCTAGCTCTCACCTGTGATGCTATCGACCAGCACCTGCCACttgtgcagctcctgctccagctgccggATCTCCCGCTTCTGGCGCCGGTCGGCCACGGTCAGCTCTGGGGAAAAAGGGAGGTGtggagggtggggggcacctatcccccatcctgggggggtcctgggccTCTCCCCACCAATTCAGGCTGCCCAGATGGGAGCGGGCTGGACTCACCGTGCTCTAGCACCTCGTCCCGCACATCCCTgcaggggagaagaggcagGATGAAACTGTGCTACCCCCCAGCCATGGCCCCTCTCCCtaccccagccccccaaaaccctcacTTCAGCTTGCTGTCATCAAGCATGTCCTCAGCATCCGAGAAGTTCAGCACTTGGTCCCCCTTGGGCAGCGGCTGCACtgaaaggagcaggaggagaaggagtgagggggctggcggggggcaCAGGGGACGCAGGGGACACAGGGGACCCTCCCGGCCTCACCAGTCTGGTCATCCAGCAGGTAGTACTGCTTCATGAGCTGCCAGTGGAGCTGCAGAGCTTTGGCCGTCCGGGAGGGGTAAAAGACGTCAGGATGCTTGTGGAGCAGCTCCTGGAAGGTGTCGAGCGTGGGCTGGCTAGTCTGcggaggagaaaaggaaaacatggcAGCAAGGACCCCCATCGAGAGCCCAAAACCCCAGACTAGaacccccccatcccactccaCTCCCGGCTGGCTCTTACCGATCCCACCTTGTtcagcagctgctcctcagcTTTGCTGAACAGCACTTTGCTCTGGATGGCGGCGATCGCCTCAGGGTGCAGCTGCCGCATGGCCTGGCAGGCCAGCCTGGTGTGGGAGGGAAATCACAGTGTGAGAGCCCCCACCGGCCCCCACCTGGGATGGCTCTACCCCTCCGGGCCTGTCCCGCACTCACTTGGAGATGATGGGGTCGTAGAGGAGCGCGTACCACCGCTCCTGGATCTCCCGCAGGTTGAAGCGGCAGCTGAACTTCACGCCCAAGTGCACGGAGGTCAAGTCATTGGTCTGGAAAAGTCCCCAGGTGAGGGGACAGTCCCATGGAGGgccaaccccaaaacacagtGATGGCAAACACCCTCCTGTGAGGGTCCCCAGGGGGACAAGCAGCTTCCCCTGGGGTCGTTACCTGCAGCACAGCATTAATGAGCAAAAGGTCATCAGCGGGTTTCCAGCGGCCCAGGTCCTTCGTCACTTGCAGGGGCTGTTTGCTCTTCTTCATCCGCTTGGCGAGGCCGGGGGTCGGGACTGGGCTGGGTGCGATGGGGGTGGACACAGACTTGGAGACCTGGGTGGGCAGAGGCGAGGTTTCGGGGTCTCTCTGAGCTCCCCAGACCCCTGGCCGGCCCCTGGAtgtccccaccagccccttACCTTCTTTTTCTCACTAGAGGAGGGCTCGCTGCCTGAGCAGCGCCCGGGCTCGACCCCACCGGCGCCCTTGGCCCGGCTAGAGGATTTAGCAAGGCTGCTCTCTACCAGCTCATCATCAAACTTCTTCCGCTTGataaagctggaaaaaacaaagacagctTTGAGTCCCGGTGTCCGCAGGCCACCATCTCCTgcagacaggcaggcagcaggcaaggctcagccctgcaccctccctctcccaccctgGCGTACCGCGAGGAGCTGCGGCGCTTGGGGATGGCACCCGAGGCTTGGGCCGAACCCCGCTTTTGCCCCGCCAGTGACTCCTCGTCCTCGGAGCGGCTCGTTGCGCCCGACGCCATCAGTCCGGAGAGCAGCACGTCTGTGGGGGACAGAAGAGAGAGGGGGGTCACCAGTTGCGCCCCAAAAGCTAACCTGCAAAACCTCTGGGCTCCCCATTGCAGCTGGGGGTGCAGCTTTCCagggggcttttgggggggtgACAACGACACGACTCCAACCCTGTAGGGATCAGGGGCGATGCTGGGAATGCGGGGACAAGCATGAGGACATGGGGGAAGTAAAGTGGTCGCGGAAATGGGGGGGGAGTGTCACGGGGGGCCGTGGGCGGCAGCGAGGGACACGGGGCAAGGTGTGGGGCACGGGGGGGAGACACAAGGGGACACGAAGGGACACGGGGGCACCGGAGGTTACATGAGGAGCccggggaggggatgggggacacGGTGctggcgggagggggggggggggagggcgcgGCGCAGGGCCCTGTCGGGGCCCCCCGGGCAaaccctcccccctccccggcccggggaggacccaggtccgtccccccacccccggctgCCGCCTCCCGCGGGGCGTCGTCCGTCCGTCCCCGCCCCGGGCAGCCGGTGCCGGCTCCGGTGCCGCGGCCTCACCATCCCCGGGAGCGGAGGCTCCAGCCGCTCCACGACGGCGTCCGCCCGGGCGCCTCCATGGACGGCGCCGCTTCCGGGTACCCACCGGAAAACGGTTTGACATCAGCATCAGGCGCGGTGAAGCCGGGAAGTGCGCCGCCATTTTAAAGGTTCCGCCCGGCCCCCGAGGCGCGGCGCCATCTTGGCTCAgggcgccgccatcttggctAAGGGCAGGGCCGCACATCCCGCGTCCACCCCGCTCCTTTCGGGGCCGCCGTCGCCGGTGGGtcgggggcggccgggcccaACCCACGGGCAGGAACGGGGACGTCCCCCGTTATCCCGGCAGACAGGGCTCGACCCGGCCCCAGCAGTATAGCTACCCGCCGCCCGTCGAAACGTCCACACCCATCATGGCGGCACCCGTCGCCACACCCATCATGGCGGCTCCCCAGTGCCGCCCCCCCAGGCCACTCCCATCATGGCGGACACCCCCAAGCTGCGAAGAAAGGAGACGGTCTCCGCGGAGGGGCTGTTCCTTCTTTTATTGGGTCGAGCATCGCTGCGGGGCCGAGCCCTCCCCGTGGGGTCCAGCCCTTCCCGTGGGGCTGACGGGCCCCGTCCCTTTGCGAGCAGTCCTGCGTGTGCCGGCACACGCGTGTGCCTCCCCACACGCGGTGCCAGAGGGTCCTTCCCCGGGGCCGGGAAGGAGGGTCCCGTGTCCAGCATCCCATGTGTGTGCCACCATCCCCCGGGGCCTGGGGGGTCTACGCTGAGCTGGGGGCGACATGGCTGTCGTTGGCCTCGCTCAAGTTGGCGGCCCACTCCTTCCTCTGGATGGTGCCTGTCTTCTCCTCGCGGAACTGCTGCCGCTCCTCCCGCGGGATCTTGACGGCGTGGTACTGCGGCACGGCTGGCGGCGCGTAGCGCGCCCGACGGAAGAAGCCCAGCTGCAGGGGACCGGCGAGTCAGGGCCCCGCGGGGACGCCTTGGCTTTGGGAACGGCTCCGCAAGCCCGCGGCACCGGCGCTTGTGCCGGCGCTGGCCCATCCCTCGGCACTCACCCCAAAAGAGCAGGGGCGTGCGCTTTGCATCAGTGCTCGTGCAACCATGCACCAGCACCACAAACGCTCACACGTCCCGGTTTGGGCACAGCAAACCCTTGCACAATCGTGTGCCGGCACTGCAAACCCACCTACACCCACACTGCAAACCCTCGCACACCCACACACCAGCACTGCAAACCCATGCACCAGCACTGCAAACCCTCGCACGTCCTGGTTTGGACACTGCAAACCCTCGCACACACATGCACCAGCACTGCAAACCCTCGCACGTCCCAGTTTGGACACTGCAAACCCTCGCACACCCACGCACCAGCACTACAAACCCTCGCACGTCCCAGTTTGGACGCTGCAAACCCTCGCACACccacacagcagcactgcaaacCCTCGTTCCCTCCACCCTGACGCCGCACACCCACGCACACCCGCACGCAGACCCTGCAAACCCTCGTCCCTCCGCCTCGGCACACCGCCAGCCCTCGCACACCCGCGCAGGGTGGCTGCCAGCCCTCGCACACCCCTGCGCACCGGTGCTCGCTGCCCGCCGGAGCCAGGGCGGGAGAGCCCTGCGTTACCGCTCGCCCTCCAGCGCCTGCTTCTCTGCCGCGGAGGGCTGCAGGCCCAGGCGGGCCCGGTAATAGTTAGCAGCGTAGCGGGACTTTCGGCTGCTCCGCTTGAAGAAGCCGCACTGGGGAGGAAGCAAGAGGGTGAGGCTGGGCAAGGCCAGGCTGCGTGGCACGGCACGGCATGGCAcggcatggcacggcacggcacggcacagcGTGGCTGGGGTGGCATAGCATGGCATAGCTGGggtggcacggcacggcacaaTGTGGCACGGTGTGGCACGGCACGGCGTAGCTGGGatggcacagcacagcatgtCCAGGGGACCCCGTGCCACAGGGAGGGGGACACATCTTGCCACGGGGACCCCATCCCCTCACCTTCCAGAGGATGAAGACGAGGAGGGCCAGGACGAGGATGCCggccagcacagccagcaggaTGACCCACCACGGCACACCGCCGGCCACCGCCGCCCCGGGGTCCAGGTAGATGGAGATGGGgatctggggaggggagggtaGTCAGGGGGCAGCGAggtggtgggctggggggggccaggGGTGGGAGGGCCAGACCTGCGTGGAGGCATCCTTCAGCACCAGGTTCTTGATGGAGGAGGTCACCGAGACGCTGGCACGCACGATCAGCTCCACCGAGGTGACGGCCAGGTACTCCTGTGGTGGGGGGGCACAGGATGGGCTGACCCCCCTCCGCAGCCCGGGGGGGGACCCATCCCCGTCCTGGGGAGGCCCGTCCACATCCCCTCCTACCTCCAGGAAGGTGCTGTTCCAGAGGCGCCCGCGGGCCGTCAGCACGGCAGCGCGCTCGAAGCTGTACAGCGGGCAGCGGAAGGCCAGGCAGCGCGCAGTGCCCTGGGCACAGTCCtgcgggacgggacgggacgggacgggacgggatgggatgggatgggatggggggaTCAGCCCGGCCAAGCACCCCACCACCAGCCAGGGCACCCCAAGATTAGGTGTGCCGGAATAGGTGCACCCCAGGAGCGGGTATACTCCAGCTGCTGGTGCACCCCATGCACAGCGGCACCCCAGGAGTGGGTGCTCCCCAGGAGCAGGGGTACCCCAGGAGTGGGTGCTCATCAGGATCATGGGTACCCCAGGAGCAGGGGTACCCCCGGACTGGGTGCACCCCAGAATCGGCTGCACCCCAGGAGCGGGTGCCCCCCAGAAGCgggtgccccccagccccactcaccAGCGTGACATTCTTCCTCCTCTCCGCAGGTGCCGGCACCCACCAGGACCCTGGAGTGGGTGCCTCAGCACTGTCAGCCTCCCCCGGTGGCTCCTGGAGCGGGGAAGGATGGGCATGAAGGGGGGGCGGCAAGGACCCCCCCCGGCCATGGATCCATCCCCGTGCCCCCCTCCCACGGCGGTACCAGGGCCAGGCGCAGCGGGTTGGCGGCGGGGCTGCAGGCCGCCCGCTGCCCCGGGGAAGCCACCAGTTCCAGGTGCAGAGGGTAGAGCAGCCATTTCCCATTGCTGATCTCGTGGGGCCAGAGGAGGGTGAGGAAGGCTGAGCCCAGCGTCTTCAGCGACTGGCCCCGGTTGGAGACCTGCCGGGGTGGAGTGGGGGCGAACGGCGGCGTGAGCGGGGCGGCACAGACCCCCCCACACACCACAGCCACCCCCCCATCCAGCAGCATAGGGCAggaaggggagcagcagggctgagacCCCCGGTGTCCCGCGTGCCCCCCGTCCCCTTGCTGCGGGAGCCAGGCGTTGGGGTGACTCACCGTGACTTCGAAGCGCACGGCGCTGCCCACCTGGCTCTCCCGCCGCACGGCGCTCTCCCCCCGCACCACCCCGCCGAAGAAGAGCCGGGGCGGTACGGCCACACTGTGGGGACAGACGGGGGTCAGGGCAGCccttggggggggtggtggtggtcccggacccccccccttcccgcccTCACTCACCCCGTCACGGAGAGTGGCAGCTCGATGACCACGCGGGCGCGAGCCACCACTGGCTCCAGCCCGGGCTGCTCGCTGATCCTGGGGACAAGGCAGGGAGGAATCAGGGGGGGCATCACCCCGAACCCCCACTGCAGACACACAGAGCCAAGTGTGGGGCTCTGCCGTGAAGGTCCCGGACCCCCCCAGGGCTCACGTGGACAGGGCAAGCTCCACCGCCAGGTCCGTGGTCTGGATGGTGATGCCCAGGGTGCTGAGGATGAGGAAGAACCGCAcctgggggcagaggggtgAGGGCTGGGGCCGGGACCAGGgactgggggctggggggagcggggagctgcaCCCACCTGAGCTCCACGTTTCATGGGGTTCCCCAGCTCGCACTCCACCTGCGAACCATTCTGGTTGGCAAGGCACACCACCGGTTTGTCCTGGGGGGGCAGAGAGCTGAGACCCTGCTGctgggggtcccccccagcTTGCTGCACCCTGGGACTAATCCTTTCCTGCACCCCTGGCACCAGCCCCATCCCTCTGCTTCCCTAGGACCATCCTCATCCTTCTGCATCCCGAGGACCATCCCCAACCCTCCGCCCCCAGCACACCCAGGaccatccccatccctctgctccCTAGGACCATCCTCATCCTTCTGCATCCTGAGGACCGTCCCCATccttctccatccccagcaACCCCGGGACTAtccccatccctctgcatcCCCAGATCTGATCCCATCCCACATCCCCAGCAACCCCAGGACCACCCtctgcccccagcaccctcgGTACCACCCCCAGAGCACCCCAACctcactctcccccccccagacccccaccgCACCAAGGATGGCCGGCCATCATAGGGGCGCAGGGCAGAGTAGGGCAGCTCCGGGGGGAACGTGGCGGTGAGCATGGCCTCGTGGGCATCATCCCCGTCCCGCTGCGGCTCCGCCGGGTCCGAGGGCAGGTTGGTGACGTGGATCTCCAGGGCCACGTCCT includes these proteins:
- the KCNH3 gene encoding voltage-gated inwardly rectifying potassium channel KCNH3 isoform X3, with the translated sequence MQRCCACSFLYGPDTSELLRQQLRRALDEHQAFKGELILYRKSGVPFWCLVDVVPIKNEKDEVALFLVSHKDITSTKSRSGADSTKDTGGLRRFSRAGGKGFNASRRRSRAVLYHLSGHLQKQRKSKHKLRKGVFGDKPSLPEYKVAAIRKPPLILLHYGAFKAGWDGLILLATLYVAVTVPYSVCVGAGSEEGLPAARGPPSACDLCVEILFMMDIILNFRTTFVSKSGQVVLEPRAVAHHYLAGWFLLDLVAALPFDLLAACQVNVYVGAHLLKTVRLLRLLRLLPNLDRYSQYSAVVLALLMVVFGLLAHWVACGWFFLGQREVEGSPTALPEIGWLQELARRLETPYYLARRNCSTGGAGNGTGPGANCSGSWGLLGGPSLRSAYITSLYFALSSLTSVGFGNVSANTDTEKIFSICTMLVGALMHAVVFGNVTAIIQRLYARRFLYHSRTRDLHDYIRIHRIPQPLKRRILEYFQSTWAANNGIDTAELLQSLPEELRADIALHLHKELLQLPLFGAASRGCLRTLSLGVRPAFCTPGELLIRRGDALQALYFLRSGSMEVLRDGTVLAILGKGDLIGCDLGGSRLARADVRGLTYCALQSLGLPALAEGLALDPDFARAFRQQLPRELSYDLGGAPEAELRSPTPLPTLEEGAEPQPPSPSLAPPSPQPSPPAGTQPRPPHGGGPRAHPEPGRPTALQLHPWSSPPDLSPRVVDGIEGEGCATDKPLFNFHLDPSLGPGKVGGAPMLGQGGGAGPLGAPRRHSPLPPAGDGGLLAIPPGPSEPSSADTIEKLRQAVAELSGQVLQLREGLRVLREAVQLLLLLPPPPRPDAPVMAAALQPLRVETGGPGLCLHQPPPDCTHSQPWGWGPPTAQSAPWLCPNPFWGSPGGQEGQLQGSPPSWPPIPTSSGGQGVPMLEPTMPWDVPSLELALMGGSQRQGPPRQGPPSSQEEGTGM